From the genome of Gopherus evgoodei ecotype Sinaloan lineage unplaced genomic scaffold, rGopEvg1_v1.p scaffold_56_arrow_ctg1, whole genome shotgun sequence, one region includes:
- the LOC115643294 gene encoding olfactory receptor 51I1-like isoform X2, with the protein MTDFNSTNFQPTMFQLAGFPGLEAANHWISIPFCVFYITAIVGNCTVLCIIWADRHLHQPMYLFLCMLSVNDLGVMLSTLPTVLSIFCFDVTDIAFDACLTQMFFIHFFSNMGSGILLAMSFDRFVAIRDPLRYAAIFTNPRIVRIWLAIVVRSFSVVLPLPILIKRLPFCRAEVLSHAYCLHPDVMRLACADITVNNIYGLCAVLFVFGIDLLIIVISYILIMTTIFSIASGGQRLKALNTCVSHVCAVLIFYIPMITVSVIHRYGENVPPLVHILMSSAYLFVPPVINPMVYSIKTKEIRKRILKMFSK; encoded by the coding sequence ATGACAGATTTCAATAGCACCAACTTTCAGCCCACAATGTTCCAGCTGGCTGGGTTCCCGGGCCTGGAAGCTGCTAATCACTGGATCTCGATCCCTTTCTGTGTGTTTTACATCACTGCCATTGTAGGGAATTGCACTGTTCTCTGCATTATCTGGGCAGACCGGCATCTCCACCAGCCCATGTATTTGTTCCTTTGCATGTTGTCCGTCAATGACCTCGGTGTTATGCTGTCGACCCTGCCCACGGTGCTCAGCATCTTCTGCTTCGATGTCACAGACATCGCATTCGATGCCTGCCTGACCCAGATGTTTTTCATTCACTTCTTTTCCAACATGGGGTCGGGGATTTTACTGGCCATGTCATTCGATCGCTTTGTCGCCATCCGCGACCCACTGCGCTACGCGGCCATCTTCACCAACCCCAGGATTGTGAGAATCTGGCTGGCCATTGTGGTTAGAAGCTTCAGTGTGGTTTTACCGTTACCCATTCTTATTAAACGCTTGCCTTTCTGCCGTGCTGAAGTCCTGTCGCACGCCTACTGTCTACACCCTGACGTGATGAGGCTGGCATGTGCGGACATCACAGTCAATAACATCTACGGCTTATGTGCTGTTCTCTTTGTCTTCGGAATAGACTTGCTGATTATTGTCATCTCCTACATTCTGATTATGACGACCATCTTCAGTATCGCCTCTGGGGGGCAGCGTCTCAAGGCCCTGAATACCTGCGTCTCCCATGTCTGCGCTGTCTTAATATTCTACATTCCAATGATCACAGTCTCTGTCATACACAGGTATGGCGAGAACGTCCCGCCGCTGGTCCACATTCTGATGTCCAGTGCTTACCTCTTTGTGCCCCCCGTGATAAACCCCATGGTTTACAGTATAAAAACCAAGGAGATTCGAAAGAGAATCCTCAAAATGTTCTCTAAGTAA
- the LOC115643294 gene encoding olfactory receptor 51I1-like isoform X1, translating into MTDFNSTNFQPTMFQLAGFPGLEAANHWISIPFCVFYITAIVGNCTVLCIIWADRHLHQPMYLFLCMLSVNDLGVMLSTLPTVLSIFCFDVTDIAFDACLTQMFFIHFFSNMGSGILLAMSFDRFVAIRDPLRYAAIFTNPRIVRIWLAIVVRSFSVVLPLPILIKRLPFCRAEVLSHAYCLHPDVMRLACADITVNNIYGLCAVLFVFGIDLLIIVISYILIMTTIFSIASGGQRLKALNTCVSHVCAVLIFYIPMITVSVIHRYGENVPPLVHILMSSAYLFVPPVINPMVYSIKTKEIRKRILKIMLELR; encoded by the coding sequence ATGACAGATTTCAATAGCACCAACTTTCAGCCCACAATGTTCCAGCTGGCTGGGTTCCCGGGCCTGGAAGCTGCTAATCACTGGATCTCGATCCCTTTCTGTGTGTTTTACATCACTGCCATTGTAGGGAATTGCACTGTTCTCTGCATTATCTGGGCAGACCGGCATCTCCACCAGCCCATGTATTTGTTCCTTTGCATGTTGTCCGTCAATGACCTCGGTGTTATGCTGTCGACCCTGCCCACGGTGCTCAGCATCTTCTGCTTCGATGTCACAGACATCGCATTCGATGCCTGCCTGACCCAGATGTTTTTCATTCACTTCTTTTCCAACATGGGGTCGGGGATTTTACTGGCCATGTCATTCGATCGCTTTGTCGCCATCCGCGACCCACTGCGCTACGCGGCCATCTTCACCAACCCCAGGATTGTGAGAATCTGGCTGGCCATTGTGGTTAGAAGCTTCAGTGTGGTTTTACCGTTACCCATTCTTATTAAACGCTTGCCTTTCTGCCGTGCTGAAGTCCTGTCGCACGCCTACTGTCTACACCCTGACGTGATGAGGCTGGCATGTGCGGACATCACAGTCAATAACATCTACGGCTTATGTGCTGTTCTCTTTGTCTTCGGAATAGACTTGCTGATTATTGTCATCTCCTACATTCTGATTATGACGACCATCTTCAGTATCGCCTCTGGGGGGCAGCGTCTCAAGGCCCTGAATACCTGCGTCTCCCATGTCTGCGCTGTCTTAATATTCTACATTCCAATGATCACAGTCTCTGTCATACACAGGTATGGCGAGAACGTCCCGCCGCTGGTCCACATTCTGATGTCCAGTGCTTACCTCTTTGTGCCCCCCGTGATAAACCCCATGGTTTACAGTATAAAAACCAAGGAGATTCGAAAGAGAATCCTCAAAAT